Proteins co-encoded in one Alphaproteobacteria bacterium PA2 genomic window:
- the rarD gene encoding protein RarD: MTRPATPLVAGVLCYLIWGFVPLVFQAMGRLGMGSWEILAHRSLWGAPTALLFVLMAGQGPQALAVFRNPRLLAGLFLSAMLIGSNWALYVWAVNSGRVLETSLGYYLTPLLNMAAGVVFFRERLDRVSTAAMVLAAIGVAVQGIAVGHLPWVSLILAVSFGAYGIVRKQIAADAQTGLFIECLILAVPGLIYALWLPTTGGAHFGLNTVSTLWLLAAGPITAIPLVLFSWAARRIPLSTIGFLQFIGPTIGFAIGVAEGEAFTPLRALSFVFIWGGASVYAVGAWLRMRRVSAAMDAVET; this comes from the coding sequence ATGACCAGGCCTGCAACACCGCTTGTCGCCGGGGTCCTCTGTTATCTGATCTGGGGCTTCGTGCCCCTGGTCTTCCAGGCCATGGGCCGGCTGGGCATGGGGTCCTGGGAGATCCTGGCCCATCGCTCCCTCTGGGGGGCGCCGACCGCCCTGCTGTTTGTCCTCATGGCCGGACAGGGGCCCCAGGCCCTGGCGGTGTTCCGCAATCCCCGCCTGCTGGCTGGCCTCTTCCTGTCGGCCATGCTGATCGGTTCAAACTGGGCCCTCTATGTCTGGGCGGTGAATTCCGGCCGGGTGCTGGAGACCAGCCTTGGCTATTACCTGACGCCCCTGCTGAACATGGCGGCAGGGGTGGTGTTCTTCCGCGAGCGCCTGGACAGGGTGTCGACAGCCGCCATGGTGCTGGCGGCCATAGGGGTGGCGGTGCAGGGCATTGCTGTGGGCCACCTGCCCTGGGTCTCGCTGATCCTGGCCGTATCCTTCGGCGCCTATGGCATTGTCCGCAAGCAGATCGCCGCCGACGCCCAGACCGGTCTCTTCATCGAGTGTCTGATCCTGGCCGTTCCCGGATTGATCTACGCCCTGTGGCTGCCAACGACCGGCGGCGCCCACTTCGGCCTGAACACGGTCAGCACCCTCTGGCTGCTGGCGGCGGGACCGATCACCGCGATCCCCCTGGTCCTCTTCTCCTGGGCGGCGCGGCGCATTCCCCTGTCGACCATCGGCTTCCTGCAGTTCATTGGTCCGACCATTGGCTTCGCCATCGGCGTGGCGGAGGGCGAGGCCTTTACGCCCCTACGCGCCCTGTCCTTCGTCTTCATCTGGGGCGGGGCGTCAGTCTATGCCGTGGGCGCCTGGCTGCGCATGCGGCGAGTGTCAGCGGCCATGGATGCCGTGGAAACCTGA